The DNA window GGTTAAGTAGGGGATTTCCGAGTGGAATAGAGATTCATATTTTGGAGGTTTGGAAAGCAGATGAGAAAAAAGAGAGTAGAAAGGAGTGAAGATGCCAGTATATTCTTATAAATGCAAGAAGTGTGGAAAAGAGTTTGATTTATTAGTAGGAGTAGGAAAGGGGGATGAAGAACTGAAATGCCAAAAGTGCGGGAGTAAAAATTTAGAGAGATTACTTTCTCCATGTGGAGTAAGGGTAGGAAGTTTATCCAGCTCATCCAGTGATATTCCAAGCTGTCCAACTTGTCAGCTACCTCCCAAATAAGAGTTTGGAGTGCAACGACTTAGTCGTTGCACTCCATAATAGAGGAGGAATTAGTGCCTATATACGAATATAAGTGTGAAGATTGTGGTAAAGTAACCGAGTTTTTTCAGCAATCGTGGAAGCAAAAAGAAGCTCCGGTATGCCCAGATTGTGGTAGCCGTCATCTTAGCCGATTAATTTCAACTCCCGGAATTGTTGGTGTAAGTGAGTCTCCTAAAGGGGCTACCTGTTGTGGGAGGGCAGAACGATGTGATACTCCACCCTGTTCGGATGACGGTGTTTGCAGAAGAGATTAAATAATCCTTCACGTTAGAGAGGAACTGCGGACGGAGATGAATATTATAGTTGTTTTTGATAACTATCTTTATAATGTGGGGATATATTGCGACACACCACTACAAACAGAATGGGGGTTTTCGTGTTTAATTGAGGGAATGGAGAAAACTATTCTCTTTGATACAGGAGCTTCGGGCGATATTCTGCTATCAAATATGGATAGACTTGGAATAGCACCAGAAAATGTGGATGTAGTGTTTATTTCACATGACCATTGGGACCATACAGGTGGACTTAATGCTGTAGTAAATAGGAATCCAAAGTGGAGAGTTATTCAGCCAACTGAGTTTTCAAAAAAATCTAAACTTTGCAAAGGAGTATGGTCAACTGGTGCAATAGGAACATGGATAAAGGAGCAAAGCTTAGTTTTAGAGAGTAAAAAAGGATTAGTAGTAATTACAGGATGTGCACATCCTGGGATTGTTGATATTCTCAAGAAAGTAATAGAAACATTTAAGCAAGAGATATACTTAGCCATGGGAGGTTTTCATCTTGCTGGCTGGTCTGATAGAGAACTAAAGGGAATAATATACAATTTTAAAGAATTAAGTGTTAAAAAAGTAGCCCCATCGCATTGCAGTGGTGAAAGGACCGTAGAATTATTCCAGCAAGAGTATGGACAAAATTTTGTAAAACTTGGTGTAGGCAGTAAATTGGAGGTAAAAAATGGAAGTTAAATTAAATGATACAAATTTTGAGGATGAGGTTCTTAAGTCTAATCTCCCAGTATTAGTTGATTTCTGGGCATCCTGGTGTATGCCTTGTTTTATGGTTGCACCAGTAGTTGAAGAGATAGCTAAAGAATATGAAGGAAGGCTTAAGGTGTGTAAGTTGAATGTGGATGAGGGACCAAGGACAGCAAGCAAATATGGGATTATGAGCATCCCTACATTAGCTATTTTTAAAGGCGGTAAGGTTGTAGATACAGTTGTAGGAGCAATACCTAAACCTTATCTTGAAGAAAAACTAAAACCTCATCTTTAAAAGAATGATAATCTCGGTGGCAAGTGGTAAAGGTGGGACAGGGAAGACAACAGTTGCCACCAATCTGGTTCTTTCATTAGAAGACAATGTTCAGTTCTTAGATTGCGATGTTGAGGAACCTAATGCTCATATATTTTTGAAGCCTGAATTTAAAAGAACTTATCCTGTATCTATTCCTACACCTGAAGTTGATGAGCAAAAGTGTAATCATTGTGGTAAGTGTTCAGAAATATGTCAGTATAATGCGATTGCTGTTCTAAAGGATAAAGTTCTCATATT is part of the bacterium genome and encodes:
- a CDS encoding zinc ribbon domain-containing protein; amino-acid sequence: MPVYSYKCKKCGKEFDLLVGVGKGDEELKCQKCGSKNLERLLSPCGVRVGSLSSSSSDIPSCPTCQLPPK
- the trxA gene encoding thioredoxin, which gives rise to MEVKLNDTNFEDEVLKSNLPVLVDFWASWCMPCFMVAPVVEEIAKEYEGRLKVCKLNVDEGPRTASKYGIMSIPTLAIFKGGKVVDTVVGAIPKPYLEEKLKPHL
- a CDS encoding zinc ribbon domain-containing protein; this encodes MPIYEYKCEDCGKVTEFFQQSWKQKEAPVCPDCGSRHLSRLISTPGIVGVSESPKGATCCGRAERCDTPPCSDDGVCRRD
- a CDS encoding MBL fold metallo-hydrolase, translated to MNIIVVFDNYLYNVGIYCDTPLQTEWGFSCLIEGMEKTILFDTGASGDILLSNMDRLGIAPENVDVVFISHDHWDHTGGLNAVVNRNPKWRVIQPTEFSKKSKLCKGVWSTGAIGTWIKEQSLVLESKKGLVVITGCAHPGIVDILKKVIETFKQEIYLAMGGFHLAGWSDRELKGIIYNFKELSVKKVAPSHCSGERTVELFQQEYGQNFVKLGVGSKLEVKNGS